A stretch of Maniola hyperantus chromosome 15, iAphHyp1.2, whole genome shotgun sequence DNA encodes these proteins:
- the LOC117988989 gene encoding uncharacterized protein, translating to MVYLTVSKLDIESHKLWELNSSSESEALPTFDTLKQFMESRFRSLEMIEPSKPSRPEPLRVTKPKSFHTTASADSPKCALCNQSHHLYNCKEFSKKSIKDRYEFVRNANLCFNCFIPNHMVARCGKPTSCRICFKKHHSLLHPEKEDSSTQEADTEEHTTQSTSISTISTHFINQPGQVLLATALVDIIGRNKHTNVYRALIDQGSQASFVTESLVQACGLKRERISGVVSGLSEGKQLRTKYMVQLEIQSRYKPHLVFPINAYVLKTLTSYLPSQETTVCDWPDLENITLADPGYNTPNRIDLLLGAEVYSKIIDNGLKKSPNGVIAQYTHLGWILSGDTHSEQPTKNKHVISMHICTCENDLLRKFWEIENETLTSKRKLSVEEQRCEDIYQQTVTRTNDGRYKVNLPFKEDIQDPVAACGETKQMAINRFMSLERKLCKDSILKEEYTKVINEYLELGHMTLADGNKERAIYLPHRAVVRQDKETSKVRVVFDASAKGSKGCALNDTLLIGPTIQKDLLTLLMKWRKYKIAIVSDIVKMYRQVLVSDEDSDLQCIIWRNHPDESLQFYKLLTVTFGTASAPYLAIRTLFQVAEDEGKKYPLAAEIVKNSFYVDDLTTGCYTIEEGREIYEQTTQLLRCGGFELQKWSSNSAEFLEAISQSSYNNQQPLAIKLDDNMKILGLKWDKQNDDFKFTVNLGEPTTPVTKRNILSDVAKLFDPFGWLSPTIVIAKMLMQKLWLCSSDWDEEVPAQILQEWINFRQQLNHLRDVKINRWIHIQRENTHIELHGFADASISAYAAVIYVKVIHNGQVRISMLESKTKVAPLKQISIARLELCAAVLLARLLSRATEVLDVPKEQVYAYTDSMIVLAWIQSLPMRWQTFVGNRVAEIQTLLANDRWSHVTSEHNPADLASRGVYPAELVDKEMWWNGPSWLATEKSSAQKVQVPETKEEERKQKMKTFNISIEEDPIYTRFSSLTKMVRVLSYCRRMLQLKDKKEVRNQNTKYLNNKELQATLNSLIKIDQEIDFEEEIKDLKEKHKIKLRSKLITLSPYLDDTGLLRVGGRLQGAKVATEFKHPIILSQTSHISWLLVIDTHAKLLHGGYAMLMNYLRSRYWIIGLKQLVKKCARQCVTCIRHKALTPQPPMGNLPEVRVNPGRPFKYAGVDYAGPIQIRATKGRGHRSYKGYICLFICMKTRAVHLEAVTDLTTAGFLAAYRRFTSRRGNCAEIWSDNGLNFVGTSRELTLMLNQAKSSFSQEVAELLANGGTTWHFIPPRAPNFGAIWEAGVKSVKTHLARVVGNSTLTFEEITTLLYQIEACLNSRPLCQMSDHPEDLTPLTPAHFLVGEPLLLVPEQNHKETHLSILDRWRLVQRMTQHFWKRWSAEFLHTLQQRYKWRTKIEPPQIGDLVIIKDEDTPPATWLMAKITKLNPGPDNVVRVATVKTKSSTLTRPLSKLVLLPTEKN from the coding sequence ATGGTTTACCTCACAGTTTCAAAGTTAGACATAGAGAGTCACAAGTTGTGGGAGCTAAACAGTTCTTCGGAAAGCGAAGccctacctacttttgacacATTAAAGCAGTTTATGGAAAGTAGATTCAGATCCTTAGAGATGATAGAGCCATCTAAGCCATCACGGCCAGAGCCTCTGAGAGTAACCAAACCTAAGAGTTTTCATACAACAGCCTCAGCTGATTCTCCCAAGTGCGCACTCTGCAATCAATCTCATCATTTATACAACTGCAAAGAGTTCTCAAAGAAGAGCATTAAGGATAGATATGAATTTGTTCGTAATGCGAATCTTTGTTTCAATTGTTTCATTCCAAACCACATGGTGGCTCGGTGCGGGAAACCAACTTCCTGCAGGATATGCTTTAAGAAGCATCATTCACTTTTACATCCAGAAAAAGAAGATTCTAGCACTCAAGAAGCTGATACAGAAGAACACACTACGCAATCAACCAGTATTTCAACAATTTCAACTCACTTTATCAATCAACCTGGTCAAGTTTTATTGGCAACAGCTTTGGTGGACATTATAGGAAGGAACAAACACACAAATGTCTACCGTGCTCTCATTGACCAAGGCTCACAGGCGTCATTTGTGACAGAGAGTCTCGTACAAGCATGCGGCTTGAAACGAGAAAGAATCAGTGGCGTCGTTTCAGGATTAAGTGAGGGCAAGCAACTCAGAACAAAATACATGGTTCAACTAGAAATACAATCAAGATACAAACCACATTTAGTTTTCCCTATCAATGCATACGTTCTCAAGACACTCACAAGCTATTTACCTTCGCAAGAAACCACAGTCTGTGACTGGCCAGACTTGGAAAATATTACACTAGCAGACCCAGGTTACAACACCCCGAACAGAATCGACCTCCTGCTAGGCGCTGAAGTTTATAGCAAGATCATAGACAACGGCTTGAAGAAGAGTCCCAATGGAGTAATTGCTCAATACACTCATCTTGGCTGGATATTGTCTGGAGACACCCATAGTGAACAACCTACAAAGAACAAACATGTGATCAGTATGCATATATGTACATGTGAGAATGACCTCTTAAGGAAATTTTGGGAAATAGAAAATGAAACACTCACCTCTAAGAGAAAACTTAGTGTTGAGGAACAAAGGTGTGAAGATATTTACCAACAAACAGTAACAAGAACTAATGATGGTAGATACAAGGTTAACCTACCTTTTAAAGAAGATATTCAGGATCCTGTTGCTGCCTGTGGAGAAACTAAACAAATGGCGATAAATAGATTCATGTCTTTGGAAAGAAAGTTATGCAAGGATTCTATTCTTAAAGAAGAATATACAAAAGTCATAAACGAATATTTGGAGCTTGGACATATGACCCTAGCCGATGGAAACAAAGAAAGGGCTATTTACTTACCTCATCGTGCAGTAGTCAGACAAGACAAGGAGACCTCTAAGGTCCGGGTCGTATTTGATGCTTCGGCTAAGGGGTCAAAGGGTTGTGCCCTTAACGATACCTTGTTGATCGGACCTACTATACAAAAAGATCTGCTGACTTTGCTTATGAAGTGGAGAAAATACAAGATTGCAATTGTTAGTGACATTGTTAAGATGTATAGACAAGTCCTGGTATCTGATGAAGATTCTGACCTACAATGTATCATATGGAGAAACCACCCCGATGAATCACTTCAGTTTTACAAATTATTAACAGTCACATTTGGTACAGCCTCGGCTCCATATTTAGCAATCCGCACATTGTTCCAAGTCGCAGAAGATGAAGGTAAAAAATACCCCCTTGCAGCTGAAATTGTTAAGAATTCATTCTACGTTGATGATCTCACAACTGGGTGTTATACTATTGAAGAAGGAAGAGAAATTTATGAACAAACAACTCAGTTGCTACGTTGCGGTGGATTCGAATTACAAAAGTGGTCTAGCAATTCAGCAGAATTTTTAGAAGCCATTAGTCAGAGCTCATACAACAATCAACAGCCATTGGCAATAAAACTAGATGACAACATGAAGATATTGGGTCTGAAATGggacaaacaaaatgatgattttaagtTTACTGTGAACCTAGGAGAACCCACAACGCCAGTGACAAAGCGTAATATTCTATCAGATGTTGCAAAGCTCTTCGATCCGTTTGGATGGCTGTCACCAACAATTGTAATTGCAAAGATGCTTATGCAAAAATTATGGTTATGTAGCTCTGACTGGGATGAAGAGGTTCCAGCACAGATTCTTCAAGAATGGATTAATTTCAGACAACAATTAAATCATTTACGAGATGTAAAAATAAACAGATGGATTCATATTCAACGGGAAAACACACACATTGAACTCCATGGCTTCGCAGACGCTTCAATTTCAGCATATGCTGCTGTGATATATGTCAAAGTAATACACAATGGACAAGTTCGAATCTCCATGCTTGAGAGTAAGACAAAGGTTGCTCCACTCAAACAAATCTCAATTGCCAGACTGGAACTTTGTGCAGCGGTGTTACTGGCTAGACTTCTATCACGAGCAACTGAAGTTTTAGATGTGCCAAAGGAACAAGTATATGCTTATACAGATTCAATGATAGTCTTGGCCTGGATTCAATCGTTACCTATGAGATGGCAAACCTTCGTAGGTAACAGAGTTGCAGAAATTCAGACCCTTTTAGCAAATGACAGATGGAGCCATGTTACATCAGAACACAATCCAGCTGATTTGGCTTCTAGAGGAGTGTATCCAGCTGAATTGGTGGATAAAGAAATGTGGTGGAACGGACCCTCATGGTTGGCCACAGAGAAATCATCAGCCCAAAAGGTTCAAGTACCTGAAACAAAGGAAGAAGAACGGAAACAAAAGATGAAAACCTTTAATATCAGTATTGAGGAAGATCCAATTTACACAAGATTCTCTTCGCTTACCAAGATGGTTCGGGTACTTAGCTATTGCCGAAGAATGCTCCAACTGAAAGACAAAAAGGAAGTTAGAAACCAgaatacaaaatatttgaataataaagaaTTACAAGCTACACTGaatagtttaataaaaatagatcaAGAGATAGATTTTGAAGAAGAAATTaaagatttaaaagaaaagCATAAAATCAAATTGCGAAGTAAATTAATAACATTATCTCCTTACCTGGATGATACTGGATTGCTACGGGTTGGAGGTCGATTGCAAGGTGCTAAAGTAGCTACAGAATTTAAGCATCCAATCATCTTATCTCAAACATCTCACATCAGTTGGTTATTAGTGATTGATACACATGCCAAGTTATTACATGGAGGATATGCGATGCTGATGAACTACTTGAGATCTCGTTATTGGATTATTGGTTTGAAACAATTGGTGAAAAAATGCGCTCGCCAATGTGTAACTTGCATTCGACACAAAGCACTAACACCACAACCCCCTATGGGAAACTTACCTGAAGTACGAGTCAACCCTGGACGACCCTTTAAATATGCTGGAGTTGATTATGCGGGTCCAATCCAGATCCGAGCAACAAAGGGTAGAGGACATAGATCATACAAAGGCTATATCTGTCTCTtcatttgcatgaaaacaagAGCAGTTCACCTGGAAGCAGTAACTGACCTCACCACTGCAGGGTTCCTCGCTGCTTATAGAAGATTTACATCCAGGCGAGGAAATTGCGCAGAAATCTGGAGTGACAACGGATTAAACTTTGTGGGAACGTCTAGAGAGCTCACTCTTATGTTGAATCAAGCCAAAAGTAGTTTCAGTCAGGAAGTTGCAGAGTTGTTAGCCAATGGAGGCACCACGTGGCACTTTATTCCCCCTAGGGCACCTAATTTTGGGGCAATTTGGGAGGCTGGGGTTAAATCAGTTAAAACACATTTGGCCAGAGTAGTAGGAAACTCAACTCTAACATTTGAGGAAATCACGACGTTGCTGTACCAAATAGAAGCCTGCCTGAATTCTCGCCCTCTGTGTCAAATGAGCGATCATCCCGAAGATTTGACGCCTCTTACGCCTGCTCATTTCCTGGTAGGAGAGCCGTTGTTGTTAGTACCAGAACAAAACCACAAAGAGACACACCTATCTATTCTCGATAGATGGCGCTTAGTTCAAAGAATGACTCAGCACTTCTGGAAACGCTGGTCTGCAGAGTTTTTACACACCCTTCAGCAGCGTTATAAGTGGCGTACAAAAATCGAGCCGCCGCAAATAGGAGACCTGGTGATTATAAAAGATGAGGACACACCACCAGCTACATGGCTGATGGCAAAGATTACCAAACTCAACCCTGGTCCTGACAATGTTGTGCGAGTTGCCACTGTGAAGACCAAGTCATCGACACTAACGAGGCCGCTGTCCAAGCTGGTCTTGTTACCCACGGAGAAGAATTAA